AAGTTACAGGTGGTGCGGTTTTCATGAGGGTCTTGACTTTCGTGGTTGCTGGGTCTTGCCGTGTTCTAAGAATTGAGCGCCTTGTTATCATGCCTTGATACTTGCCCTTGTCATTTAAGACAGCTAAAACGGGCGGCATACCTGCTTTGAAAGCTTCAAGGCATCTTGAGAGACTATCGGTATCTTGGACGGTTGCAAATTCTTTAGTGTAGATATTTTTTGCAGAAATTTGACTCGCCATTAAAATCCCTTTTAGGTTAATAGTTGAAGTTACTTTTAAAGGTTGCAACAGCAAACGATGACTAAGTTCAAATCATAATCGTTCGTCTATACCCCTTATTTCAGCATTAAATAGAATATTGGCAATTCAAATTTTAATACGCCTTAAAGTAAACAGTTAAAGAAACATTTTCATTCATCTCGCTTTTTATAGGGGGATAGGTCTATGGCAGCGCATCACGCCCTTCTCTAATTTTTTATAATAATGTAGACAAAAGGGCTTTCTGCAGTCTTCAGTAAACGTTATAGTCGTTGCAGAGATTATTATCCCTGATAGTTTGTGCGCTTGTCAACTTTGTGAAAGTAAGCCTCTCTGATTAGCGAGCATAAGAATAATATAGCAAAACCCCGAATCACTCTAACTGAAGGTGCGTTACTATCAAGAACCAAATCAGCAGCATTGGATATGTAAACCGAATCCAAGAAAACATTCTAAGCATTAAAAGAAAGGAACTCGCACCTCTTTATGAAGACCTAAAAGCGGCAGACTGCGTAATCTGTGGAGGAGCAGGGCGCTCGCTGTATTCGCTTAACGCCGCTATGAGCCAAATAGCTCTCGCACAAGCAGGATGGCGAAACAAAGTTGTCTTAACGCCTGACGACCCCGGGTTCCCAGGCAAAAGCATGTATGACGCAGCGCCTGATTTGGAACGTCGATATAAGAAAACCCTGCTTTTGATGAATTCAGGCAGCGGTTATAGTGATGACCCGCTTGTCATGGCGCAGGACCTTGCCAAGTACATTGAAGAAAAGAAAACTAACCGATTTACTATGGGGCTTTTGACATCAACTTATAATTCGCCGCTGGCAGATGTCACAAGAAAGTACGGGCAGGTTGTTCAGATCAAAGGGCGCGGTAAATCTAAACCCTCATTTGAGTACAGCGAAACAGGCATGATGGGCGACATCTTTGAGTTGGGTACTCTTGAACTTTTAAACAGCATGATAGAGGCAATATTTCGAAACCTCGAAGTTGACGAAGTCTTCCAGCTTTGCGTCGAAGAATTCGAAAAAATCGGCGATATGATTGATACGCATGTTGCTTCAGATACTTATAACCAACTCGTTGACCTCCTTGAAAAAAGAACTAACGTATTCCTCGGCGGAAAAGGCACCGCCAACGAAATTGCTAAAATGACAGGCGTCAGACTCTTCCACATTAAAAGTTTCTTAGGCGACAACGTTTACATAACACGTGGCGTTAACACGCCGCATCCAAGGGCAGGCGACTTGGAAATATTACTATCGTATTCTGGCGAAACTAGACCTGTTATAATTTGGGCTGATGTGATTAAGAAGTTTGCGGGAACAGTGTTCGCTATCACGGGCAACAAGGACTCCACCCTTGCTAAGAAAGCTGATCTAAAAATCGTTCTCCCAGAAGACCCGAAACCGAGTTTTCCAAGGCGTTTCTACACTCGTGCAGCTTACGTTCTTAGTCCAATTCCTGTGAAGCTTGCTGAACGTCTTGGGGAGCGAGGTTTGAACCTGCCTGAGTACATCATAAGTTGGTATCATTCTGTGACGCAATAACTTTTTCTCTATTAGTTGTTGAAGTATTCCCCTCCCATTACATCAACAATCAGCGGGTTGCTTAGAATGTTGCTTTCGTATTTTGTTTGTGGTTTGGGCTGTTTGTTGGTTGTGGGGTTGCACAAGTAGTACTGGCGGTTAGGGCTTTTTTTATGGTGGGATGACGCCCATGCGTGAGCATTCTTCTTTGAGGCTGTCTCTGATGTGTTTTAGGTTTAGGCGTTTATGCATGTATTCGTCGCCATCCATTTTTTCCGCTCGGAAGTCGCTGTCTAACTGCCGCAGTTCCTCGTTGATTTCGTTGATTCTGTCCTTGATTTGGTCCACGTAGGAGTGCGCTTTCTCCTGCACAATAACTTCTGAGGGCGCCAAAGCGGTTTTTATGATGCCGTCTTCAATGCGCAAAATTCGGCTTGAAACGCGGGCGACACTAGGGTCATGAGTGACCATTATAATGGTTTTACCTAGTTCCTTATTGATTTTGACTAGGTATTCTGCGATGATTCTTGCGTTTGCAGTATCAAGTTCACCTGTTGGTTCATCCGCTAAAAGCACTGGCGCGTCGTTTGCCAATGCAGAGGCTATGGCGATTCTTTGTTGTTCTCCGCCGCTTAATTCTTCGGGTTTGTGGTTGGCGCGGTCTTCTAAGCCGACTGTTTTGAGTAGTTCTTGTACGCGGTGCGCTCGTTTGCTACGTTTGACGCCTGATGCGACCATTGAGAACTCTATATTTTCTTTTGCGGTTAGCGTTGGAATCAGGTTTAGGTTTTGGAAGATGTGCCCGACCATTTTTCTTCGAAAATCAACCAGTTGACGGACGGATAGGGATGTTACGGTTTTTTCTCCAACTTGAACTGTGCCTGCGGTGGCTTTGTCTAGGCCGCCAATGATGTTTAGCAGGGTCGTTTTGCCGCTTCCGCTAGGGCCTATGATGGAGACTAGCTCTCCATTTGTGATGTCTAAGTTGAGTCCTCGGAGGGCTTGTACTTCGATTTTTCCTGTGTGGTGTACTTTTACTAGGTCTCTTACTTTTACGGGTAGTCCACTCATCTTGTTCTAACCATCCTTTCAAGTTTGGTTACATATTGACTTGTCATTACTAAGATTGCACCAATCGTTGATGCGTAGATTAAGGCTATGTATGTTCCAATGGTTGCTATCGCGTTGACTGGATAAATAAAGCGTTGCTTGACGAGTTCTGTAGCAGTACCGAAACTAGTGTTCGCTGCGGTTATGTTGCCGTATACTATTATTACGCCTACAACTACGCCCAAGATTACTGCAAAGGTGATTATCGCCATGCTTTCTGTTAGGAACATCCAGACCAGTTGGCGGTAGGATAAGCCTCTAACACTCATTAGGGTGGCTTCTCGGCTTCGTTCTTTTAGGCTGACAATGGCTATTAATGCTGTTCCAACAGAGGCAGATAAAACTGCGAAAAGTAAGCCTAAGCCTTGAATATCGAGAACTTGCAGGCTGGAATACGTTGAAAGATAATTCATCCCCTCTGACGCCCGCCATTGCTCATCAAAAGAGTTAGTGCTGTAAACTTCCAAACCTTCCAACTCTTTAATTTGGTTAGCTACATCGGTTCCGTTAACCCCTGGTTCTAATTTAATTAGGATTGTTGTTGAAAAGCTCTCTAAGTGGTAAATGTCGCTGTAGAAAGTCATGTTGAAGAGGTCTCTTGGCACATACGAGTAGTATTGGGATGAAACGTAAATTGGATATTTATCTAGTCCCCCTGACGAGGAAAAAATTACTGGTCCGGTGTTGTATGGGGATTCAGGACCGAAGAATCCGACTATTTTTAATTGGCGTGGGCATGATGCGAAGTTTATAGCTATTTCATCGTAGAGTTTTAGGTTGAGTTGCTTGGCGATGTTGCGCTCTAAAATTATGGTTGCATTATTATTCGCCATTTCCTTCATTACCTGTTCAATGGTGGTTTCAGTAAACCATTCTTGTTCATAATACGCAGAGGTGCTCCAGTTGCCGGGTTCAATTGTTCTTATGGTTAATTGTCCCCCTCCATCACGTAGTGGTGCTGTGAGTTCGCGTTGAATGCTTGCGTTTCTGATGCCTGAAACGTTTGCCCGAATGTCCTCTAAAATGAGTTGTGCTCTTGTGGCGTTCACTACAGAAACGGTTACGTCTGCGCCGACATCCGCTTTGACACGGCGGTATGTGTAATCTTGTTGGCTGGCGATTTGCCCAGTCACTTGAACGCTAAATGCTATGATTAAAGCTACAATAAACGCTATGGCGGCTAAACGGGCTGGGTTTCTTCGAACGTTTTTTGCTGCCAACGCGCCCAAATCACCCATTAACGCTGAAATTTTGGATGCAAGCACTTGGAATTTTGTCGAATCCCGAATTAGCAACTTTGTAAAGCCCCACAAGAACAGGAAGGGGCCAATGTAGGTCAATGCAGAATCGATTAAAACAATCGGTCCTGAAATTAAGGAAAGGAAGAAATTGCCTCCTGAATAGCTGAGCTGATAGAAAACTTGTTGAATGTTTAACCCTAAAGCAAAAACCACTATTTTATAGGTTCCAAGAATAAGTGCTATTAACGGTATTATTCGGCGATGCGGTTTGTCCGCAGGCATGTAATCTCTAAGCGTATCGACGGCGGGTAATCTAGCGGCTTTGCGTGAGGACCAAAAGACCGCTGCGAGTGCTAAAACTACTCCAAAAATAATGGTGGCTACTAGGAGAACAGGATTGAACATTTGTGAGTTAAAAAGGCTGTTTAGGTCTATCGCACCAACGTAATATTGGTTTAATATCAAACCGCCTACTACGCCTAAAAATCCTCCGACTAAGCCAATTGCCACTGCTTCCGTGAGGAACATTCTTTGTATTTGCCCACTTGAAAGTCCCTTCGTTGATAAGAGACCGATTTCTCTTCTACGAATGTTAAAGGAGACATCAGAAACGGTTGAGCCCAGATACCATGCTACAAAGAACACGGGCAGTGACACAATAAAGAAATTAAGCAAGGTGTAGGAAAAGTTGTTTTGAAAAGTATACAATGAATCGCCAAGGTAATTAGTTACTTGACCATGTGCCAAATAGCTGCCAAGAACTCTGTTCTCTATTTTTTGAGCAATACTGTTCACGTTTTGAATGGATGCATCCATATTCCAAGGGTTAATGAGCGCTTTGCGGTCAACGCTGACCAAAAAGGTGATGTCAACGGTACTGCTGTCGAGGGTGGAATTCCAAAACTTCTCGAGAGTGTTTTCCCAGCTGATAATTAAGGTGTCGCCACGCCAGCCTGAGATGCTGCTCTTATAATCAAGAGTGGGAGTTGCATACACAAAGTAGCCTCCGCCATAACCTGACAGGAGCCGATATCCTTTGTCGGTTAATGTGGCGAATCCAGCAACAGTCAAGTTAACGTAAACTTGACTTGTGTTATAGTATTTGGGGGTTGGAAATCGAATTACAGTTGTGATGTTGTCGCCTACTGCCACGTTTTTTGCGAGTTCCGTTTCTGCGATGACATACGTGTAGTTTTCTGGAATAGACGCGGGCTTGTTTATCCATTCATCATAAATCGTGGAAGTATTGGGGAAAGAATACATTTGGGGAAACCACACATTTGTGTAGTTATCACTTGTTGACCGTACAGGCTCAGAATTGAGCCGAGCAACCATGTCGACTTTTTTTACCCCTTCGATGCTTGTTATGTTTCCATAAGCTAAAGGAAGGTTTGACTGGTTTAGCGGCGCAGTAAATTCCATGTCTGTTCGAATGGAACTGAGCTGTTTATCAATTGCTTGCTCAGCTGAAATGTTTGCTTTCACGCCTATGGCGGCAAAAAATGTTGCGGCAAGGGTTATCCCTATTAAGAGTGCTGTGAAAAGTTTCCAGTTGCGGTAGACATGCTTGATTGGATACAGTAGCGGCATTAAGTATCAACCCCTTGATTGTTTTGGTTTGTTTTTAAGTCTAATCTTTAGTACACTCAATTTTTGGCTTCACTGTTCTTGCTGTTTTGGTGTTATACGTTTTTGGCATGTCAAGTCTATTAATTACTTTTCGTCAAGGTTTCTTGACTAAACCAGTGCAGAGTTAGTAAAAGTTTCTTGACTATCCGACAAAACACAAATAGGGCCAGTGAACTGTTTGGTTTTCACTACATACATGGAGCTAATGTGCCATTACTACGTACAACCCAACTCCCAATGTACGTAGTAGTTAGAATCGCCAAAGAGAACCCCTATATGTACGTAGTAAACTAAAGCTTAACAGTTGAAAACAAAAATAGCGACCTGCTCCTCTCTATTGATTTCTGCATAGAACTGCTAACAAATAAATATGTTTGTTTACGCCTAATCCAGCACCCGTTATTTTAACGGGGCGCTATGGGTATAATATATGGTGTATTGTTATTATAATTTAAAATTACTTCTACGTCATAAACAGCGCTTATGTTTTCAGCTGTTAACACCGATTTTACGTTGCCAGCGGCAAATATCTTACCAGCTTTCATCATAACGATTTTATCACAATATCTGGATGCAAGATTGAGGTCGTGAATTGCAACTGCGGCGGCAAGATGCTCTTCAGCGACTAATTTTCGTGTCAAATCCATTACCTCCAACTGGTGTCTTATGTCTAGGTTGCTTGTTGGTTCGTCCAGCAGGAGAACTTTGGCTTCTTGAGCTAAAGACCTTGCAATGAGAACCCTTTGTTGTTCTCCTCCGCTGAGTTCGTAGAAATTACGCATAGCTATGTGCTCAATGTTTAACAGTTTTATGGCGTCCCAGACTTTCTTTTCGTCTTTTTCAGTGCTCTGCCAAGTAATGTGTGGTCGCCTACCCATCAAAACCATTTCAAATACTGGAAGCGCATCAGGATTGCCTATTGCACTCTGTGGAACATACCCTATATGCTTGGCCACGTCAAGCCGACTCATCTTTTTTATCGCTCGCTCACCAAGCATAATGCTGCCTTGTTTAGGCTCGAGTATTTTGTTTATGCATTTGAGTAGGGTGGTTTTTCCTGAACCGTTGGGTCCTACCATGCCTAGGACTTCGGTTTCATTGAGTTCTAGGGAAACTTCGGTTAGTGTTGGTGTGCTACGGTATGTGAAAGTTACGCCCTGCACGGTTATGTTCATTTTCGTTTGCCTCTGTCAAGAGTGATGTCTTTGGGCTATTTGAGTATTACTTTTTCATTAAACAGTAACACAAGGTATAAGTATTACTGTTCTGAAAAAAAGTAATACTGTGATAAAAATGAATAAAGCATTGATAGCAGGAATCCTGCTGATAGTAATAATTGTATCCGCAGCATTAATTGGTTATAGTCAAAACTGGTTCCAATCAACCGTGACCCCCCACCCTACACCCACAGCATCAGGAACCACGCAACCTACAACGGAACCAACGGCAACCGCTTCGCCAACAGCTACAGCTTCACCCACCAGCCAACCAACAGCTTCACCTACAGCCCAACCGACAACTGTAGAAGCGCTTAAACTTACACTGGAAGTTTACGGGAACGCAAATCTCGATGACAAAATAGACGCAAGCGATGTAACTTACGTGAACAGCATAATCGCAGGCGCCGCTAATAAAACCAAATTCGCCGATGCAAACTTTGACGGCGTTATCGACTCAAAAGATGTAACTCAAATAAACGCAATCATAAACGGTGAAGCCACACAAATCAGCATGCTAGACGGCAACGGACAAAACATTACAGTGTCATTACCCGCAAACCGTGTGATAGTTGAGTACATTCAGAACGCAGAACTAGCACGGATTTTACAAATAGAGGACAAGATAGTCGGCTTTGATTACGCTGTGGATAAACTTAGATCAATCTATTTCCCAGATAAACCAGGCATAGTTTCTGTTGGAAACATGAACTCGCCAGATTACGAAGCAGTCCTTAATCTGAATCCAGACATACTGTTGACTTTCACCAGCGCTACAGATGAAAAAAAGTCCAAGTTGCCAGGTGTTGACGTTGTCTTCTTGGGTTTATACTATCCAAATGTTACTGCTCCTGAAGATTCCAAATTCCTTCAAGGCATCTTAAAAGCAGGCTACATCTTCAACAAAGTACCGAAGGCAATGGAATATGCAAATTGGCTACTAAATTTAACTTCCACCATTAGAGCCAAAATAAGTACCTTATCAGAGAACCAAAT
This genomic stretch from Candidatus Bathyarchaeota archaeon harbors:
- a CDS encoding SIS domain-containing protein gives rise to the protein MSQIALAQAGWRNKVVLTPDDPGFPGKSMYDAAPDLERRYKKTLLLMNSGSGYSDDPLVMAQDLAKYIEEKKTNRFTMGLLTSTYNSPLADVTRKYGQVVQIKGRGKSKPSFEYSETGMMGDIFELGTLELLNSMIEAIFRNLEVDEVFQLCVEEFEKIGDMIDTHVASDTYNQLVDLLEKRTNVFLGGKGTANEIAKMTGVRLFHIKSFLGDNVYITRGVNTPHPRAGDLEILLSYSGETRPVIIWADVIKKFAGTVFAITGNKDSTLAKKADLKIVLPEDPKPSFPRRFYTRAAYVLSPIPVKLAERLGERGLNLPEYIISWYHSVTQ
- a CDS encoding ABC transporter ATP-binding protein, producing MSGLPVKVRDLVKVHHTGKIEVQALRGLNLDITNGELVSIIGPSGSGKTTLLNIIGGLDKATAGTVQVGEKTVTSLSVRQLVDFRRKMVGHIFQNLNLIPTLTAKENIEFSMVASGVKRSKRAHRVQELLKTVGLEDRANHKPEELSGGEQQRIAIASALANDAPVLLADEPTGELDTANARIIAEYLVKINKELGKTIIMVTHDPSVARVSSRILRIEDGIIKTALAPSEVIVQEKAHSYVDQIKDRINEINEELRQLDSDFRAEKMDGDEYMHKRLNLKHIRDSLKEECSRMGVIPP
- a CDS encoding FtsX-like permease family protein; this encodes MPLLYPIKHVYRNWKLFTALLIGITLAATFFAAIGVKANISAEQAIDKQLSSIRTDMEFTAPLNQSNLPLAYGNITSIEGVKKVDMVARLNSEPVRSTSDNYTNVWFPQMYSFPNTSTIYDEWINKPASIPENYTYVIAETELAKNVAVGDNITTVIRFPTPKYYNTSQVYVNLTVAGFATLTDKGYRLLSGYGGGYFVYATPTLDYKSSISGWRGDTLIISWENTLEKFWNSTLDSSTVDITFLVSVDRKALINPWNMDASIQNVNSIAQKIENRVLGSYLAHGQVTNYLGDSLYTFQNNFSYTLLNFFIVSLPVFFVAWYLGSTVSDVSFNIRRREIGLLSTKGLSSGQIQRMFLTEAVAIGLVGGFLGVVGGLILNQYYVGAIDLNSLFNSQMFNPVLLVATIIFGVVLALAAVFWSSRKAARLPAVDTLRDYMPADKPHRRIIPLIALILGTYKIVVFALGLNIQQVFYQLSYSGGNFFLSLISGPIVLIDSALTYIGPFLFLWGFTKLLIRDSTKFQVLASKISALMGDLGALAAKNVRRNPARLAAIAFIVALIIAFSVQVTGQIASQQDYTYRRVKADVGADVTVSVVNATRAQLILEDIRANVSGIRNASIQRELTAPLRDGGGQLTIRTIEPGNWSTSAYYEQEWFTETTIEQVMKEMANNNATIILERNIAKQLNLKLYDEIAINFASCPRQLKIVGFFGPESPYNTGPVIFSSSGGLDKYPIYVSSQYYSYVPRDLFNMTFYSDIYHLESFSTTILIKLEPGVNGTDVANQIKELEGLEVYSTNSFDEQWRASEGMNYLSTYSSLQVLDIQGLGLLFAVLSASVGTALIAIVSLKERSREATLMSVRGLSYRQLVWMFLTESMAIITFAVILGVVVGVIIVYGNITAANTSFGTATELVKQRFIYPVNAIATIGTYIALIYASTIGAILVMTSQYVTKLERMVRTR
- a CDS encoding ABC transporter ATP-binding protein; this encodes MNITVQGVTFTYRSTPTLTEVSLELNETEVLGMVGPNGSGKTTLLKCINKILEPKQGSIMLGERAIKKMSRLDVAKHIGYVPQSAIGNPDALPVFEMVLMGRRPHITWQSTEKDEKKVWDAIKLLNIEHIAMRNFYELSGGEQQRVLIARSLAQEAKVLLLDEPTSNLDIRHQLEVMDLTRKLVAEEHLAAAVAIHDLNLASRYCDKIVMMKAGKIFAAGNVKSVLTAENISAVYDVEVILNYNNNTPYIIPIAPR
- a CDS encoding ABC transporter substrate-binding protein, yielding MNKALIAGILLIVIIVSAALIGYSQNWFQSTVTPHPTPTASGTTQPTTEPTATASPTATASPTSQPTASPTAQPTTVEALKLTLEVYGNANLDDKIDASDVTYVNSIIAGAANKTKFADANFDGVIDSKDVTQINAIINGEATQISMLDGNGQNITVSLPANRVIVEYIQNAELARILQIEDKIVGFDYAVDKLRSIYFPDKPGIVSVGNMNSPDYEAVLNLNPDILLTFTSATDEKKSKLPGVDVVFLGLYYPNVTAPEDSKFLQGILKAGYIFNKVPKAMEYANWLLNLTSTIRAKISTLSENQMHTVFITNSPTITTTTKAYATIDTLGQVCILAGGSNIAKSLPTYLNASSVTVDAEWIIQQDPEYIFLHTVRYTFGGGTNEPSQGIDANDITGVQACLQDYLSQPSFANLTAVKNNHVYIIAGDFRNNAMGGTLGAVYMAKILYSDLFPDLNPQAIHQEYITKYLRLNYNLDNSGIFLYPPITVNGDTVGIPNGAT